One genomic segment of Sphingobacteriaceae bacterium includes these proteins:
- a CDS encoding DUF3006 family protein, with amino-acid sequence MDQGPRWEQAVVDRLVDGRWAVLLVGSDEREQVVELACLPPGVEAGSWLKVHFDGHRLAAVQRDEEATAEAAAHIRQKLEQLRRRGRRPDPS; translated from the coding sequence GTGGACCAAGGCCCGAGGTGGGAGCAGGCTGTGGTGGACCGCCTGGTGGACGGCCGCTGGGCCGTGCTGCTGGTGGGCTCCGATGAACGGGAGCAGGTGGTGGAGTTGGCCTGCCTGCCCCCCGGCGTGGAAGCCGGCTCCTGGCTCAAGGTGCATTTCGACGGCCACCGCCTGGCGGCGGTCCAAAGAGACGAAGAGGCGACCGCTGAAGCGGCCGCCCATATCCGTCAAAAGCTGGAGCAGTTGCGCCGGCGGGGGCGGCGGCCGGACCCGTCGTGA
- a CDS encoding PLP-dependent transferase codes for AARWLARHPAVAAVHYPGLPGHPHYRRCLQQARGGGALLSFRLREADQARVERILGRLKLILFAESFGGCETLITYPMATTHREVPADMRERLGIDAGLLRLAVGIEAVEDILADLAQALE; via the coding sequence CCGCAGCCCGCTGGCTGGCTCGCCATCCCGCCGTGGCGGCGGTCCATTACCCGGGGCTGCCCGGCCATCCCCATTACCGGCGGTGCCTCCAGCAGGCCCGGGGCGGGGGCGCCCTGTTGAGCTTCCGCCTGCGGGAGGCCGACCAGGCCCGGGTCGAGCGGATCCTGGGCCGCCTCAAGTTGATCCTGTTCGCCGAAAGCTTCGGCGGCTGCGAGACCTTGATCACCTACCCCATGGCCACCACCCACCGGGAAGTGCCGGCGGACATGCGGGAACGGCTGGGCATCGATGCCGGCCTCCTGCGCCTGGCGGTAGGCATCGAAGCGGTAGAAGACATCCTGGCCGATTTGGCCCAGGCTCTGGAGTGA
- the thiD gene encoding bifunctional hydroxymethylpyrimidine kinase/phosphomethylpyrimidine kinase → MAGVTGEGAPRQAAAGGRAKPLGWGPGKRVPRAMTVAGSDSGGGAGIQADLKTFAARGVYGTSAITALTAQNTLGVQGVFPVSPDFIAQQIDSIMADIGADAWKIGMLANVPVIEAVARQVRKYAVDRLVVDPVMVAKGGAPLLEPQAQSALIQELLPLAYVVTPNVPEAEALTGMTIDSLEAMQEAALAIKAMGPQNVVITGGHLSEAEAVDFLYDGSEFTRFTAARVHTPNTHGTGCTFAAAIAAELAWGRTLPEAVAAAKDYLSKAIAAGADLDIGGGHGPVDHFHHWR, encoded by the coding sequence ATGGCCGGTGTGACGGGGGAGGGCGCTCCCCGGCAGGCGGCAGCCGGCGGCCGTGCCAAGCCCTTGGGCTGGGGCCCGGGGAAGCGGGTGCCCCGGGCTATGACGGTGGCGGGCTCCGACTCCGGCGGGGGCGCGGGCATCCAGGCAGACCTGAAAACCTTCGCCGCCCGGGGCGTTTACGGCACCAGCGCCATCACCGCCCTGACGGCCCAGAACACCCTGGGGGTTCAAGGGGTGTTCCCCGTCAGCCCGGACTTCATCGCCCAGCAGATCGACTCCATCATGGCAGACATCGGCGCCGACGCCTGGAAAATCGGCATGCTGGCCAACGTCCCCGTCATCGAGGCCGTGGCCCGGCAGGTCCGGAAATACGCCGTAGACAGGCTGGTGGTTGACCCGGTGATGGTGGCCAAGGGGGGAGCCCCCCTCCTGGAGCCCCAGGCCCAGTCGGCCTTGATCCAGGAACTGCTGCCCCTGGCCTATGTGGTGACGCCCAACGTCCCCGAGGCCGAAGCCTTGACGGGCATGACCATCGACAGCCTGGAGGCCATGCAGGAAGCGGCTCTGGCCATCAAGGCCATGGGCCCCCAAAATGTGGTCATTACCGGCGGGCATCTGTCTGAAGCCGAGGCGGTGGATTTCCTGTACGACGGCTCCGAATTCACCCGGTTCACCGCTGCCCGGGTGCACACTCCCAACACCCACGGCACCGGCTGCACCTTCGCCGCCGCCATCGCGGCGGAGTTGGCTTGGGGGAGGACCCTGCCCGAAGCGGTGGCAGCCGCCAAGGACTACTTGAGCAAGGCCATCGCCGCCGGGGCGGATCTGGACATCGGGGGCGGCCACGGGCCCGTGGACCATTTCCATCACTGGCGTTGA
- the metE gene encoding 5-methyltetrahydropteroyltriglutamate--homocysteine S-methyltransferase codes for MVKATNLGFPRIGLQRELKRAVEAYWDGRISRADLEEAGRELRRRHWLVQREAGLDIIPSNDFSFYDQVLDMACTVGAVPDRYRLGIGGADSGGGTGGDAGGSIDLDVMFAMARGTAGNGLAPLEMTKWFDTNYHYIVPELAPGQRFSLAGDKPVAEFREAQDLGITTRPVLVGPLTFLWLSKPAQAGQAGGGHEGAPLALLDNLLPVYGELLQRLAGAGAQWVQLDEPILALDLPQEVRSAFPRAYEALAGAAPGLKLFLATYFGDLGENLDLALDLPVDALHLDLVRGPGQLDRALARGVPSQLSLSLGVVDGRNVWRTDLDRALTQVERAAAALGPDRVLVAPSCSLLHVPMDLALEEDLDPEIRSWLAFAQQKLEEVVIIARGAGQGRAAVAAQLAENAAALEAFRSSPRRHLPQVQERVKALRPEDSRRTVPLAERRRAQREHLGLPRHLPTTTIGSFPQTPELRALRAQWRRGELSTAEYEAALRVEIDRVIQLQEMLGLDVLVHGEPERNDMVEYFAEQLQGFAFTGHGWVQSYGSRCVKPPILYGDVARPKAMTVDWITHAQSRTAKPVKGMLTGPVTIMQWSFVRDDVPRAEVCRQLALAIRDEIADLEAAGIRVIQLDEPAFREAMPLRRDQWDEYVDWATECFRLATAVVAPETQIQTHMCYSEFNNIMDAIIALDADVLLIEASRSKMELLDAFQGFKYPADVGPGVYDIHSPRVPPVEEMAELLRKAVAVLPVGQIWVNPDCGLKTRRYEEVQPALRRMVVAAQMVRAELAGEKAGD; via the coding sequence TTGGTTAAGGCGACGAATTTAGGTTTTCCCCGCATCGGCCTGCAGCGGGAGTTGAAGCGGGCCGTGGAAGCCTACTGGGACGGCCGGATCAGCCGGGCCGACCTGGAGGAAGCCGGCCGGGAGCTGCGCCGCCGCCACTGGCTGGTGCAGCGGGAGGCGGGTCTGGACATTATCCCCAGCAATGACTTTTCCTTTTACGATCAAGTGCTGGATATGGCCTGCACGGTAGGCGCCGTGCCGGACCGCTACCGGCTGGGGATCGGCGGCGCCGATAGTGGCGGCGGCACCGGCGGCGACGCCGGCGGGAGCATCGATCTGGACGTCATGTTCGCCATGGCCCGGGGCACGGCGGGCAACGGCTTGGCCCCCTTGGAAATGACCAAATGGTTCGACACCAACTACCACTACATCGTGCCGGAGCTGGCGCCGGGGCAGCGGTTCAGCCTGGCCGGCGACAAGCCGGTGGCCGAATTCCGGGAAGCCCAGGACCTGGGCATCACCACCCGGCCGGTGCTGGTGGGGCCTCTCACCTTTCTGTGGTTGAGCAAGCCGGCCCAGGCCGGCCAGGCAGGCGGCGGCCATGAAGGGGCCCCGCTGGCCCTATTGGACAACCTCCTCCCCGTCTACGGGGAGCTGCTGCAGCGGCTGGCGGGGGCCGGAGCCCAGTGGGTGCAGCTGGATGAGCCCATCCTGGCCCTGGATCTGCCCCAGGAGGTGCGGTCGGCTTTCCCCCGGGCTTATGAGGCCCTGGCCGGCGCCGCCCCCGGCCTGAAGCTGTTCCTGGCCACCTACTTCGGCGACCTGGGCGAAAACTTGGACCTGGCCCTGGACCTGCCCGTAGACGCCCTCCACCTGGATTTGGTGCGGGGCCCCGGGCAGCTGGACCGGGCCCTGGCCCGGGGCGTTCCCAGCCAACTGTCCCTGTCCTTGGGTGTGGTGGACGGCCGCAACGTCTGGCGCACCGACCTGGACCGGGCCTTGACCCAGGTGGAGCGGGCTGCCGCAGCCTTGGGGCCCGACCGGGTCTTGGTGGCCCCCTCCTGCTCCCTCCTCCACGTGCCCATGGACCTGGCCCTGGAAGAAGATTTGGATCCGGAAATCCGCAGCTGGCTGGCCTTTGCCCAGCAAAAGCTGGAGGAAGTGGTCATCATCGCCCGGGGCGCCGGCCAGGGGCGGGCCGCCGTGGCCGCCCAACTGGCCGAGAATGCCGCGGCCCTGGAAGCCTTCCGCTCCTCGCCCCGGCGCCACCTGCCTCAAGTGCAGGAGCGGGTGAAGGCCCTGCGGCCCGAGGACAGCCGCCGGACCGTCCCCCTGGCGGAGCGGCGCCGGGCCCAGCGGGAGCACCTGGGCCTGCCCCGGCACCTGCCCACCACCACCATCGGCTCCTTCCCCCAGACGCCGGAACTGCGGGCCCTCCGGGCCCAGTGGCGCCGCGGGGAATTGTCCACCGCCGAATACGAGGCCGCCCTGCGGGTGGAGATCGACCGGGTCATCCAACTGCAGGAGATGCTGGGCTTGGACGTCCTGGTCCACGGCGAGCCGGAGCGCAACGACATGGTGGAATATTTCGCCGAGCAGCTGCAGGGCTTCGCCTTCACCGGCCACGGCTGGGTGCAAAGCTACGGCAGCCGCTGCGTCAAGCCGCCCATCCTGTACGGTGATGTGGCCCGGCCCAAGGCCATGACGGTGGACTGGATCACCCACGCCCAGTCCCGCACGGCCAAGCCGGTGAAGGGCATGCTGACGGGGCCCGTCACCATCATGCAGTGGTCTTTCGTCCGGGACGACGTGCCCCGGGCGGAGGTGTGCCGTCAACTGGCCCTGGCCATCCGGGACGAGATCGCCGATTTGGAGGCGGCGGGCATCCGGGTCATCCAGCTGGACGAGCCGGCCTTCCGGGAGGCCATGCCCCTGCGCCGGGACCAGTGGGACGAGTACGTGGACTGGGCCACGGAATGCTTCCGGCTGGCCACCGCCGTGGTGGCGCCGGAAACCCAGATCCAGACCCACATGTGCTACTCCGAGTTCAACAACATCATGGACGCCATCATCGCCCTGGACGCCGATGTGCTGCTGATCGAGGCGTCCCGGTCCAAGATGGAGCTGCTGGATGCCTTCCAGGGCTTCAAATACCCCGCCGATGTGGGGCCGGGGGTCTACGACATCCACTCCCCCCGGGTGCCCCCGGTGGAGGAGATGGCGGAACTGCTGCGCAAGGCGGTGGCGGTGCTGCCCGTGGGCCAGATCTGGGTGAACCCCGACTGCGGCCTGAAGACCCGCCGCTACGAGGAGGTGCAGCCGGCCCTCCGCCGCATGGTGGTGGCCGCCCAGATGGTGCGGGCGGAACTGGCGGGGGAAAAGGCCGGCGACTGA
- a CDS encoding metal ABC transporter ATP-binding protein, with translation MNAKPPLLEVRNMTVSYGHRPILRAVDLTLAAGQLLGIVGPSGAGKSTLLKAILSLIPMESGQVLMHGRPLGRPRGRIAYLPQRGNIDWDFPATALDVVLMGRYRHVGWLRRPGPEDVALARRILERVGMAPFADRQIGRLSGGQQQRVFLARALVQETELIILDEPFVGVDAASEKVIWDILDELRASGRALLMVNHDLSVVERYDILMFLNGHVVAKGPPEEVFTPENLRRLYGTRVITIDETVGLP, from the coding sequence ATGAACGCCAAGCCGCCCCTCCTGGAAGTGCGCAACATGACCGTGTCCTACGGCCACCGGCCCATCCTGCGGGCCGTAGACCTGACCTTGGCAGCGGGCCAGTTGTTGGGCATCGTGGGCCCCAGCGGGGCCGGCAAGTCCACCCTGCTCAAGGCCATTCTCAGCCTGATCCCCATGGAGTCGGGCCAGGTGCTGATGCACGGCAGGCCATTGGGCCGCCCCCGGGGCCGCATCGCCTACCTGCCCCAGCGGGGCAACATCGACTGGGATTTCCCGGCCACGGCCCTGGACGTGGTGCTCATGGGCCGCTACCGCCATGTGGGCTGGCTGCGGCGGCCCGGGCCTGAGGACGTGGCACTGGCCCGGCGGATCTTGGAGCGGGTGGGCATGGCTCCCTTTGCCGACCGCCAGATCGGGCGCCTGTCGGGCGGCCAGCAGCAGCGGGTCTTCCTGGCCCGGGCCCTGGTCCAGGAGACGGAACTGATCATCTTGGACGAGCCCTTCGTGGGTGTTGACGCCGCCAGCGAGAAGGTCATCTGGGACATCCTGGACGAATTGCGGGCTTCGGGCCGGGCCCTCCTCATGGTCAACCACGACTTGAGCGTGGTGGAGCGCTATGACATCTTGATGTTCCTCAACGGCCACGTGGTGGCCAAAGGGCCGCCGGAGGAAGTGTTCACCCCGGAAAACCTGCGCCGGCTGTACGGCACGCGGGTCATCACCATCGACGAAACGGTGGGGTTGCCATGA
- a CDS encoding metal ABC transporter substrate-binding protein, which produces MNGKSRRNRRLLLLPALLMVAALLLAACGGTGGNGPGAGDEGKIKAVTTYSIIYDLVRHVGGDRVEVTSLVPPGQDPHTYEPTPADIRAVAQADVVFYNGLGLELWFDRLVSNAGGDAVLVVASDGIEPLYLAGGEFAGLPDPHAWLDPVLVEQYIHNIKDAFIQLDPDGREEYEANAAAYMQQLRELDAWIRGELAERLPRERRKLVTTEGAFAYFARAYDFQVVGFVFFLAPEAEPSPRHLTDLVDTIKAEQVPALFIDTTINPRLVERLSEETGVPIGGALYVDSLGEPGSPVETYIQMMRQNVELLITHLGDG; this is translated from the coding sequence ATGAACGGAAAGTCACGACGGAACCGGCGCCTTCTCCTGCTGCCGGCCTTGCTGATGGTCGCGGCCTTGCTCCTGGCAGCCTGCGGCGGCACCGGCGGCAACGGTCCTGGAGCCGGTGACGAGGGCAAGATCAAAGCGGTAACCACCTACTCCATCATTTACGATTTGGTCCGCCACGTGGGCGGCGACAGGGTGGAGGTGACCAGCCTGGTGCCGCCGGGCCAGGACCCCCACACCTACGAGCCCACCCCGGCCGACATCCGGGCCGTGGCCCAAGCCGATGTGGTCTTCTACAACGGCCTGGGCCTGGAATTGTGGTTTGACCGGCTGGTGAGCAACGCCGGGGGCGACGCCGTGCTGGTGGTGGCCAGCGACGGCATCGAGCCCCTCTACCTGGCGGGAGGCGAGTTCGCCGGCCTGCCCGATCCCCATGCCTGGCTGGATCCCGTCTTGGTGGAGCAGTACATCCACAACATCAAAGACGCCTTCATCCAGCTGGATCCCGATGGGCGGGAGGAGTACGAGGCCAACGCCGCCGCCTACATGCAACAGCTGCGGGAACTGGACGCATGGATTCGTGGGGAGCTGGCGGAGCGGCTGCCCAGGGAGCGGCGCAAGCTGGTGACCACCGAGGGGGCCTTCGCCTACTTCGCCAGGGCCTATGACTTCCAGGTGGTGGGCTTCGTCTTCTTCCTGGCGCCCGAGGCAGAGCCGTCTCCCCGCCACTTGACGGACCTGGTGGACACCATCAAGGCGGAGCAGGTGCCCGCCCTGTTCATCGACACCACCATCAATCCCCGCCTGGTGGAGCGCCTCAGCGAGGAGACGGGCGTGCCCATCGGCGGCGCCCTGTACGTGGACTCCCTGGGGGAGCCGGGCAGCCCGGTGGAAACTTACATCCAGATGATGCGGCAGAACGTGGAACTGCTCATCACCCACCTGGGGGACGGATGA
- the mntR gene encoding transcriptional regulator MntR, whose translation MAKPTASMEDYLETIYELIQDKGYARVTDIAMALDLQPSTVTRMIQRLDDQKFVIYERYRGLVLTDKGEAIGQAMRRRHRTLEVFLRLLGVDDEDVVQRDVEGIEHHVSMSTMDCIRSFVELAKEEPEWLERLTRYRQERQQQKDREAGAAQTEAEAKAND comes from the coding sequence GTGGCCAAACCTACGGCCAGCATGGAAGATTACCTGGAAACCATTTACGAGTTGATCCAGGACAAAGGCTATGCCCGGGTGACGGACATCGCTATGGCCCTGGACCTGCAGCCGTCGACGGTCACCCGGATGATCCAGCGGTTGGACGACCAGAAGTTCGTCATTTACGAGCGGTACCGGGGCTTGGTCCTCACCGACAAGGGCGAGGCCATCGGCCAGGCCATGCGGCGCCGCCACCGTACCTTGGAAGTTTTTCTCCGCCTCCTGGGCGTGGACGACGAGGACGTGGTGCAGCGGGACGTGGAAGGCATCGAGCACCACGTGAGCATGAGCACCATGGACTGCATCCGGTCCTTCGTGGAACTGGCCAAGGAAGAACCGGAATGGCTGGAGCGTCTCACCCGCTACCGCCAGGAACGGCAGCAGCAGAAGGACCGGGAGGCCGGCGCAGCCCAAACCGAAGCCGAAGCAAAAGCCAATGACTAA
- a CDS encoding metal ABC transporter permease has product MMDILLEPLQYAFIQRALLTAVFIGITGAVMGSFLLVKRWSLLGDAISHAVLPGVALAYLWGMPYFIGAVATALLTSVGISFVEQHSRIKSDAAMGIMFISAFALGLAIISRAAGQVDLFHIMFGNILGVSPSDLWVAAVTGLLVLLVVVLLYKELLLWAFDPVAAEVMGFPVRGLHYAMMLLLSVTIVASLQAVGIVLVVAMLITPAATAFLLVRRFGPMMVVASVLGVTAAVIGLYLSYYWNLASGATMVLVSTAMFFLALLLSPQEGLLWQTLSRRRRALRVAGEDYLKVLHDLSAAGTEPVPMALLAERMGEPESLVRRRIQYLQRQGFVAPAVAADGTPAVALTGEGTMRARFIIRSHRLWERYLAEKGGMPWHAVHAEAHALEHLTEPPELDRMEEVLGYPRHDPHGAPIPTREGSLPDDPSVPLTEAEPRTPLTVVRVEDEDPAVLRRLADLGIVPGRRLEVKSGDGDRVLVLVTGAEHTLEPYLAAEIFVRPAGSGNRS; this is encoded by the coding sequence ATGATGGACATCCTGTTGGAGCCCCTCCAGTACGCCTTCATCCAGCGGGCCTTACTGACGGCGGTGTTCATCGGCATCACCGGCGCCGTCATGGGCAGCTTCCTCCTGGTCAAGCGATGGTCCCTGCTGGGAGACGCCATCTCCCACGCCGTCCTGCCCGGCGTGGCCCTGGCCTACTTGTGGGGGATGCCCTACTTCATCGGCGCCGTGGCCACCGCCCTGCTGACATCCGTCGGCATATCCTTTGTGGAGCAGCACAGCCGCATCAAATCCGACGCGGCCATGGGCATCATGTTCATCAGCGCCTTCGCCCTGGGCCTGGCCATCATCAGCCGGGCGGCGGGGCAGGTGGACCTGTTCCACATCATGTTCGGCAACATCCTGGGGGTGAGCCCCAGCGACCTGTGGGTGGCCGCCGTCACCGGCCTCCTGGTGCTGCTGGTGGTGGTCCTCCTTTACAAGGAACTGCTGCTGTGGGCCTTCGACCCGGTGGCGGCCGAGGTGATGGGCTTCCCGGTGCGGGGTCTCCACTACGCCATGATGCTCCTCCTGTCGGTGACCATCGTGGCCTCCCTCCAGGCGGTAGGCATCGTCCTGGTGGTGGCCATGCTCATCACCCCCGCGGCGACGGCCTTCCTGCTGGTTAGGCGGTTCGGCCCCATGATGGTGGTGGCGTCGGTGCTGGGGGTGACGGCCGCCGTCATCGGGCTGTATCTGTCCTACTATTGGAACCTGGCCTCGGGGGCCACCATGGTTTTGGTCAGCACCGCCATGTTCTTCCTGGCCCTGCTCTTGTCGCCCCAGGAAGGTTTGCTTTGGCAGACCCTGTCCCGGCGGCGCCGGGCCCTGCGGGTGGCCGGCGAGGACTACCTGAAAGTGCTCCACGACCTGAGCGCAGCCGGCACCGAGCCGGTGCCCATGGCCCTGCTGGCGGAGCGGATGGGGGAGCCGGAAAGCTTGGTTAGGCGGCGCATTCAATACCTGCAGCGCCAGGGCTTTGTGGCGCCGGCTGTTGCGGCCGACGGCACGCCCGCCGTCGCCTTGACCGGGGAAGGCACAATGCGGGCCCGCTTCATCATCCGCAGCCACCGGCTGTGGGAGCGGTACCTGGCGGAAAAGGGCGGCATGCCGTGGCACGCCGTCCACGCGGAAGCCCACGCCTTGGAGCATCTTACCGAGCCCCCCGAACTAGACCGGATGGAAGAAGTCCTGGGCTATCCCCGCCATGATCCCCACGGCGCGCCCATCCCCACCCGGGAAGGCAGCCTGCCCGATGATCCGTCGGTGCCCTTGACGGAGGCCGAGCCCCGCACACCCCTGACAGTGGTCCGGGTGGAGGATGAAGACCCGGCGGTGCTGCGCCGCCTGGCTGACTTGGGCATCGTGCCCGGGCGCCGGCTGGAGGTCAAGTCCGGGGACGGGGACCGGGTGCTGGTGCTGGTCACCGGCGCGGAGCATACCCTGGAGCCCTACCTGGCCGCCGAGATCTTCGTCCGCCCGGCCGGCAGCGGGAACCGGTCGTGA
- the tenA gene encoding thiaminase II — MSFSQELRRRTDAVWQAIFHHPMVLALGDGSLPEENFRYWLAQDYLYLKDYARMFALGAAKAPDLETMGWFAKLFDGIVNFEMGNHRRYAASFGVDPLELEQGEMAPWCRAYTRELLYTAHGSLGELTASLLPCLAGYAETADFLAARGMPDHPHYRQWIEMYISDEFKELGNYCAQLLDRLAEGARPDDLRLWEDRYLHSARFEYLFWQMCWEQQTWPV; from the coding sequence GTGAGTTTCAGCCAGGAATTGCGCAGGCGGACCGATGCCGTCTGGCAGGCCATCTTCCATCACCCCATGGTGCTGGCCCTGGGCGACGGCTCCCTGCCCGAGGAAAACTTCCGCTACTGGCTGGCCCAGGATTACTTGTACCTTAAGGACTACGCCCGCATGTTCGCCTTGGGCGCCGCCAAGGCCCCCGACCTGGAGACCATGGGCTGGTTCGCCAAGCTGTTCGACGGCATCGTCAACTTCGAAATGGGCAACCACCGGCGGTACGCCGCCAGCTTCGGCGTGGATCCCTTGGAACTGGAGCAGGGGGAGATGGCGCCCTGGTGCCGGGCCTACACCCGGGAACTCCTCTACACCGCCCACGGCAGCCTGGGCGAGTTGACGGCTTCCCTGCTGCCCTGCCTGGCCGGCTACGCCGAGACCGCCGATTTCCTGGCCGCCCGGGGCATGCCGGATCATCCCCACTACCGCCAGTGGATCGAGATGTACATTTCCGACGAGTTCAAGGAACTGGGCAATTACTGCGCCCAACTCCTGGACCGGCTGGCGGAAGGGGCCCGGCCCGACGACCTCCGACTGTGGGAGGACAGGTACCTCCATAGCGCCCGCTTTGAATATTTGTTCTGGCAAATGTGCTGGGAGCAGCAGACATGGCCGGTGTGA
- a CDS encoding TrpB-like pyridoxal phosphate-dependent enzyme has product MSTIKFTLPEDAIPEYWYNAVVDLPNPPSPPLHPGTKEPVGPDALAPLFPMAVIEQEVSTERWIEIPQPVRDVYRLWRPTPLYRARRLEKALNTPARIYYKYEGVSPAGSHKPNTAVAQAYYNKQEGVKRLTTETGAGQWGSALAFASALFDLECVVYMVRVSYDQKPYRRAMIETWGAQVTPSPSPNTEAGRKILAEDPDSLGSLGIAISEAVEEAAAREDTKYSLGSVLNHVLLHQTVIGLEALKQFEQAGDYPDVIYAGHGGGSNLAGLMFPFLPDKLSGKHDVRMVAVEPAACPTLTRGVYAYDFGDTAGTTPLLKMYTLGHGFVPPGIHAGGLRYHGAAPLVSQLVHEGIMEAEAHPQQGVFEAAVLFARHEGIVPAPESAHPIKAAIDEAIRCRETGEDKAILIGLSGHGHFDMGAYQRYMSGELENFEYPAEAVAQAAAAIEALQPGS; this is encoded by the coding sequence ATGTCTACCATCAAATTCACCTTGCCCGAAGATGCAATACCCGAATACTGGTACAACGCGGTGGTCGACCTGCCCAACCCGCCCAGCCCGCCGCTCCATCCCGGCACCAAGGAGCCTGTGGGGCCCGATGCCCTGGCCCCCTTGTTCCCCATGGCCGTCATCGAACAGGAAGTCAGCACGGAACGGTGGATCGAAATTCCCCAGCCGGTGCGGGACGTGTACCGGCTGTGGCGGCCCACGCCCCTGTACCGGGCCCGGCGCCTGGAGAAGGCCCTCAACACGCCGGCCCGCATCTACTACAAGTACGAAGGGGTGAGCCCCGCCGGCTCCCACAAGCCCAACACCGCCGTGGCCCAGGCCTATTACAACAAGCAGGAAGGGGTCAAGCGCCTGACCACGGAAACGGGCGCCGGCCAGTGGGGCAGCGCCCTGGCCTTCGCCTCGGCCCTCTTTGATTTGGAATGTGTCGTCTACATGGTGCGGGTCAGTTACGACCAGAAGCCCTACCGCCGGGCCATGATCGAAACGTGGGGCGCCCAGGTGACCCCCAGCCCCAGCCCCAACACCGAAGCGGGGCGGAAGATCCTGGCCGAGGATCCCGATTCCCTGGGCAGCCTGGGCATCGCCATCAGCGAGGCGGTGGAGGAAGCCGCCGCCCGGGAGGACACCAAGTACTCCCTGGGCAGCGTGCTGAACCACGTTTTGCTGCACCAGACGGTCATTGGCCTGGAAGCCCTGAAGCAGTTCGAGCAGGCCGGCGACTATCCCGACGTCATCTACGCAGGCCACGGCGGCGGCAGCAACCTGGCGGGCCTTATGTTTCCCTTCTTGCCCGACAAGTTGAGCGGCAAGCACGACGTGCGCATGGTGGCCGTCGAGCCCGCGGCCTGCCCCACCTTGACCCGGGGCGTCTACGCCTACGACTTCGGCGACACCGCCGGCACCACGCCCCTCCTCAAGATGTACACCTTGGGCCACGGCTTCGTGCCGCCGGGCATCCACGCCGGCGGCCTCCGTTACCACGGCGCCGCCCCCTTGGTCAGCCAATTGGTCCACGAGGGAATCATGGAGGCCGAGGCCCATCCCCAGCAGGGAGTGTTCGAGGCCGCCGTCCTCTTTGCCCGTCACGAGGGGATCGTGCCGGCCCCCGAGTCGGCCCATCCCATCAAGGCCGCCATCGACGAAGCCATCCGCTGCAGGGAGACGGGCGAGGATAAGGCCATCCTCATCGGCCTCAGCGGCCACGGCCACTTCGACATGGGCGCCTACCAGCGTTATATGTCCGGCGAGTTGGAAAACTTCGAGTACCCGGCGGAGGCCGTTGCCCAAGCGGCTGCCGCCATTGAAGCCCTCCAGCCCGGTTCGTGA
- a CDS encoding ComEC/Rec2 family competence protein, with the protein MDAVRGRRRRLPVAFLSLLMVLVLAGCTLVDGAGLPDPQPLAGHLVVSYLDVGQGDASLLQAEGCTMLIDTGRHDRQDLLPLLQQAGVTALDVLVLTHPHADHIGQAARVLRTLPVAEVWMSGWEHTTATFERTLDALLDSEAGYWEPRTGDTHRCGPLFIQILNPSEPLTDIHDNLALRVSFGQVAFLWTGDAETRHEEAMLATGLPVVAQVLQLGHHGSRTSSGERFLQAVDPSVAVYSAGRDNDYGHPHREVMERLEALGIPVYGTDEYGTIRVITDGRSWTIETEREPGP; encoded by the coding sequence ATGGATGCCGTGCGAGGCCGGCGCCGCCGGCTGCCTGTTGCTTTCTTGTCCCTCCTGATGGTCCTAGTTCTTGCCGGCTGCACCCTGGTGGACGGCGCCGGATTGCCGGACCCGCAGCCCCTGGCAGGGCACTTGGTGGTTTCCTACCTGGATGTGGGACAAGGGGATGCCAGCCTCCTCCAAGCGGAAGGCTGCACCATGCTCATCGATACCGGGCGCCACGACCGGCAGGATCTGCTGCCCCTCCTCCAGCAGGCTGGGGTCACGGCTTTGGACGTGCTGGTCCTCACCCATCCCCATGCCGACCACATCGGCCAGGCGGCCCGGGTTCTCCGCACCTTGCCCGTGGCGGAGGTGTGGATGAGCGGCTGGGAGCACACCACCGCCACCTTCGAGCGAACTTTGGACGCCCTTCTGGACAGCGAAGCCGGCTACTGGGAGCCCCGGACCGGCGACACCCATCGCTGCGGTCCCCTGTTCATCCAGATACTGAATCCATCGGAGCCCTTGACCGATATCCATGACAACCTGGCCCTGCGGGTGAGCTTCGGCCAGGTTGCCTTCCTCTGGACCGGGGACGCGGAAACCCGCCATGAGGAGGCCATGCTGGCCACAGGGCTGCCGGTGGTGGCCCAGGTGCTGCAGTTGGGGCATCACGGCTCCCGCACCTCCTCGGGGGAAAGGTTTCTCCAGGCCGTCGACCCGTCGGTGGCTGTCTATTCCGCCGGGCGGGACAACGACTACGGCCACCCCCACCGGGAAGTGATGGAACGCCTGGAAGCCCTGGGCATCCCTGTCTACGGCACCGATGAATACGGCACCATCCGGGTCATAACCGACGGCCGGTCTTGGACGATAGAAACGGAAAGGGAGCCCGGGCCATAG